In one Staphylococcus lutrae genomic region, the following are encoded:
- a CDS encoding DUF3899 domain-containing protein, whose amino-acid sequence MKYLNQNAIIYILFTPLATLGIWLFTTHTFIHFVNTFFTITVLVGMMLFALLIVQEGILDVTSYGFRKFRYQLMRKKNRVRYEADEFFNPKHPKKTHHFVSPWIKPALIIHFIYFVISIALAFLI is encoded by the coding sequence ATGAAATACTTAAATCAAAATGCCATTATTTATATTTTATTCACACCCCTGGCAACTTTGGGCATATGGTTATTTACAACACACACTTTCATTCATTTCGTAAATACCTTTTTCACCATCACTGTACTCGTAGGGATGATGTTGTTCGCCTTACTCATTGTTCAAGAAGGCATACTCGATGTAACCAGTTATGGGTTTAGAAAATTTCGTTACCAACTGATGCGCAAAAAAAATCGTGTCCGTTATGAAGCAGATGAATTTTTCAATCCAAAACACCCTAAAAAAACACATCATTTTGTATCACCTTGGATTAAACCTGCTTTAATCATACATTTCATCTATTTTGTCATTTCTATTGCACTCGCTTTTCTCATTTAA
- a CDS encoding acyltransferase family protein — MIVWNFNQRERRTIKPRYMPGLDGLRAIAVIAILIYHLNPQWLPGGFLGVDTFFVISGYLITSLLLTEYHNTGRIALLKFWLRRMKRLIPAVFFLVMGVIVLTLVFAPSEIQKVRGDSLAAIFYVSNWWYIAQDVDYFEQFTVQPLKHLWSLAIEEQFYLVFPIILSILISLIRRLKWLRLTFFTLLVISMIMMMVMYVPHANVARVYFGTDTRLQTLLMGVLLAFIWPPFQLKSKVNFGMRMSIDSVGLLGLIILLLCFKFVEETNAVLYYGGFFVISGLTLGIIASSVHPSGYFAKLMGTRILTYIGSRSYSLYLWHFPIIVLIHHQFVQGQIPQLIYGIELILIVIMAEFSYRFIEQPFRKQGFNSFTFKHLKNWRLSKVRRTWLFIILLVPSLIVLAGGFNRFSEYQPTHMTEVNTAEMDKWVTHPAVLPQLEINGLIVKGSKQRYASWKPLLIGDSVMVDIGDYFKSFVPNATIDGKVGRNLIEAIPLAKEKYTDYRDKNDIVVLELGTNGDFTEEQLGDLIKQFDKADIYLVNTRVPRSYETHVNKVLAQAAKHQDNVTLVDWYHDSANHVEYFAPDGIHLEPPGVRALTNAIIKTIEKKHPSTNESAMKLKR, encoded by the coding sequence ATGATTGTGTGGAATTTTAATCAGAGAGAGAGACGAACAATCAAACCTCGTTATATGCCTGGATTAGATGGTTTAAGAGCAATTGCAGTGATTGCGATTCTGATCTATCATTTGAATCCGCAATGGTTGCCTGGGGGCTTTTTAGGGGTTGACACATTTTTCGTTATTTCAGGTTATTTAATTACGAGTTTATTATTAACGGAGTATCATAACACAGGGCGGATTGCACTATTGAAGTTTTGGTTGAGACGAATGAAACGTCTCATACCGGCTGTGTTCTTTTTAGTCATGGGCGTCATCGTGTTAACGCTTGTTTTTGCACCTTCAGAAATTCAAAAAGTACGTGGGGATAGTCTTGCAGCCATCTTTTATGTTTCGAATTGGTGGTATATTGCACAAGATGTGGACTACTTTGAGCAATTTACCGTACAACCTTTAAAGCATTTATGGTCTTTAGCGATTGAGGAGCAGTTTTACCTTGTTTTTCCAATTATATTGTCCATTTTAATCTCCTTAATCCGTCGTTTAAAGTGGTTACGTCTTACATTTTTCACTTTGCTTGTTATTTCTATGATTATGATGATGGTGATGTATGTACCGCATGCAAATGTTGCGCGTGTTTATTTCGGTACGGATACACGGTTACAGACTTTATTAATGGGTGTTTTATTGGCATTCATCTGGCCACCTTTTCAGTTAAAGTCAAAAGTCAACTTTGGAATGCGTATGAGTATCGATAGTGTGGGGCTTTTAGGTTTAATCATCTTGTTACTCTGCTTTAAGTTTGTAGAAGAGACAAATGCTGTCCTTTATTATGGTGGATTTTTTGTCATCTCAGGGTTGACGTTAGGGATTATCGCGAGTAGCGTGCATCCTTCTGGTTATTTCGCAAAACTGATGGGTACTCGCATATTAACATACATCGGTAGTCGTTCATACAGTCTGTATTTATGGCATTTTCCAATTATTGTATTGATACATCATCAATTCGTACAAGGTCAAATTCCGCAATTGATTTACGGGATTGAGTTGATTTTAATTGTTATCATGGCAGAATTTTCATATCGTTTTATTGAACAGCCTTTTAGAAAACAAGGATTTAACAGTTTCACGTTCAAGCACTTAAAAAATTGGCGTTTATCTAAAGTGAGACGAACTTGGCTTTTTATCATTCTACTTGTACCTAGCCTCATTGTTCTTGCAGGTGGCTTCAATCGCTTTTCTGAATATCAACCCACACACATGACAGAAGTCAATACAGCAGAAATGGATAAGTGGGTGACGCATCCAGCCGTTTTACCACAACTTGAAATTAACGGTTTAATTGTCAAAGGCAGCAAACAACGTTATGCATCATGGAAACCGCTATTAATTGGAGACTCTGTTATGGTGGATATTGGTGATTATTTCAAATCTTTTGTACCCAATGCGACCATTGATGGAAAAGTAGGACGGAACTTAATAGAAGCGATTCCACTCGCGAAAGAAAAGTATACCGATTACCGAGATAAAAATGATATTGTTGTCCTTGAATTGGGAACCAATGGAGATTTTACAGAAGAACAGTTGGGAGACCTGATTAAACAATTCGACAAAGCGGACATATATCTCGTGAATACGCGTGTTCCTCGCTCATATGAAACACATGTGAATAAAGTGTTAGCACAAGCGGCAAAACATCAGGATAATGTGACATTAGTCGACTGGTATCATGATTCTGCCAATCATGTGGAATACTTTGCACCGGATGGCATACATTTGGAGCCACCGGGTGTACGCGCATTAACGAATGCAATCATCAAAACAATCGAAAAAAAGCATCCGTCGACGAATGAATCAGCTATGAAATTGAAACGTTAG
- a CDS encoding beta-ketoacyl-ACP synthase III: MNVGIKGFGAYAPDRVVDNAYFESYLDTSDEWISQMTGIKERRWADENQDTSDLAYEASLRAIEDAGIAAQDIDMVIVATSTGDHRFPTVANILQQRLGLGKIASMDQLAACSGFMYAIVTARSFVLSGEYQNVLVVGADKLSKITDFNDRGTAILFGDGAGAVIIGEVSENRGILSYELGSDGVGGKYLYQDKETNFIRMNGREVFKFAVRVMGESSQRAVEKANLSADDIDMFIPHQANIRIMESARQRLNLPKEKMSVSVNKYGNTSAASIPLSVRQELEDGRIKDDDIVVFVGFGGGLTWGSIVIRWGK; this comes from the coding sequence ATGAATGTAGGTATTAAAGGGTTTGGGGCATACGCACCAGATCGGGTTGTGGATAATGCATATTTTGAATCATACCTAGATACATCAGATGAATGGATTTCACAAATGACAGGTATTAAAGAACGTAGATGGGCAGATGAAAATCAAGATACATCTGATTTAGCGTATGAAGCCAGTCTTCGTGCGATAGAAGATGCAGGTATCGCAGCACAAGACATTGACATGGTTATTGTGGCAACATCTACAGGGGATCATCGCTTTCCTACCGTAGCGAATATATTACAACAGCGTTTAGGTTTAGGTAAAATTGCTTCTATGGATCAATTGGCCGCATGCTCAGGGTTTATGTATGCTATCGTAACAGCACGCTCCTTTGTGCTATCAGGAGAATATCAAAACGTACTTGTAGTTGGTGCGGATAAGCTGTCAAAAATTACAGATTTTAATGATCGTGGAACAGCGATTTTATTTGGTGATGGTGCAGGTGCAGTTATCATTGGCGAAGTATCAGAAAATCGTGGTATTCTGAGCTATGAGTTAGGTTCTGATGGTGTTGGAGGTAAGTATCTCTATCAAGATAAAGAGACTAACTTTATTCGTATGAACGGACGCGAAGTCTTTAAATTTGCTGTACGTGTGATGGGTGAATCGTCACAACGTGCAGTGGAAAAAGCGAACTTAAGTGCAGATGATATTGACATGTTTATTCCGCATCAAGCCAATATTCGCATTATGGAATCAGCACGTCAACGCTTAAATTTACCGAAAGAAAAAATGAGTGTCTCAGTAAATAAATATGGAAATACATCAGCAGCTTCTATCCCGCTCAGTGTAAGACAAGAATTAGAAGATGGACGTATCAAAGACGATGATATTGTTGTTTTTGTAGGCTTCGGTGGCGGACTCACTTGGGGCTCAATCGTCATCAGATGGGGTAAATAA
- a CDS encoding DUF2929 family protein, translated as MKYFITLIWAILLVEMINFVLNSLSGGGPLNLVTPLFVAVFAVIVLALLDVATTPHKQSQDTH; from the coding sequence ATGAAATACTTCATCACATTGATTTGGGCTATTCTCCTTGTAGAAATGATTAACTTTGTTTTGAATAGTCTTAGCGGTGGCGGACCTCTTAATCTTGTGACACCTCTTTTCGTCGCAGTCTTTGCAGTCATTGTACTTGCATTATTAGATGTTGCCACAACACCGCACAAGCAATCTCAAGATACACATTAA
- the clpB gene encoding ATP-dependent chaperone ClpB, translating to MDINQMTHAIQNALQKAIEHAKSYKLTNIEVETVLKAVLEAPESLFNSILERAHIDTHALNQAYERQLNNYPTVKGDQVQYGQYLSPKTNDLFLKAEKYMQTYEDQYISMEHILRAAMDIDETTQRFVGNKKEAIIEIIKKIRGGNHVTTQNPEINYEALAKYGRDLVEEVRKGNMDPVIGRDEEIRNTIRILSRKTKNNPVLIGEPGVGKTAIVEGLAQRIVKKDVPDSLLDKTVFELDLSALVAGAKYRGEFEERLKAVLKEVKESEGRILLFIDEIHMLVGAGKTDGAMDAGNMLKPMLARGELHCIGATTLNEYREYIEKDSALERRFQKVNVAEPNIEDTISILRGLKERYEVHHGVRIQDRALVAAAELSDRYITDRFLPDKAIDLVDQASATIRTEMGSNPTELDQANRRVMQLEIEENALKKESDEASRLRLKELQQELAEEKEKQASLQARVENEKEKIAKVQEKRAELDESRKALEDAENNYDLEKAAVLQHGKIPQLEKELKALEAAFQEEQGGDTDRIIREVVTDEEIGEIVSQWTGIPVSKLVETERDKLLHLSDILHERVVGQDRAVDLVADAVVRARAGIKDPNRPIGSFLFLGPTGVGKTELAKSLASSLFDSEKHMIRIDMSEYMEKHAVSRLIGAPPGYVGHDEGGQLTEAVRRHPYSVILLDEVEKAHADVFNVLLQILDEGRLTDSKGRSVDFKNTIIIMTSNIGSQILLENVKDTGVIDAHTEKAVMESLNAYFKPEILNRMDDIVLFKPLTVEDMRLIVDKVLMNLNQRLKDQRITLEISDAAAKWMGETAYEPQFGARPLKRFVQRHVETPLARMMIKENLPEGTMIYGELKDGDIQFKVERPSEVDDDVSTQE from the coding sequence TTGGACATTAATCAAATGACACATGCAATTCAAAATGCACTTCAAAAAGCAATTGAACATGCAAAATCTTACAAACTGACGAATATAGAAGTAGAGACGGTATTAAAAGCCGTTCTCGAAGCACCAGAGAGCTTATTCAATAGTATTTTAGAACGTGCGCACATCGATACGCATGCGTTAAATCAAGCTTATGAGCGTCAACTTAATAATTACCCGACAGTGAAAGGTGACCAAGTGCAATATGGTCAGTACCTTTCTCCTAAAACAAACGACTTATTTCTTAAAGCAGAAAAATATATGCAAACATATGAAGATCAATATATTTCTATGGAGCATATTTTGCGTGCAGCAATGGACATAGATGAAACGACACAACGATTTGTAGGTAATAAGAAAGAAGCAATCATTGAAATCATTAAAAAGATTAGAGGAGGGAATCATGTGACGACACAAAATCCAGAAATCAATTACGAAGCGTTAGCAAAATATGGGCGTGACTTAGTAGAAGAAGTACGTAAAGGGAATATGGATCCTGTTATCGGTCGAGATGAAGAAATTCGAAATACTATTCGTATTTTAAGTCGTAAAACAAAAAACAATCCTGTCCTTATCGGGGAACCTGGTGTCGGTAAAACAGCGATTGTTGAAGGCTTGGCACAACGAATTGTAAAAAAAGATGTACCGGATTCACTATTGGATAAAACTGTATTTGAGTTAGATTTAAGTGCACTCGTTGCAGGTGCAAAGTATCGTGGTGAATTTGAAGAGCGTCTTAAAGCTGTACTTAAAGAAGTAAAAGAATCAGAAGGACGTATTTTATTATTTATCGATGAAATCCATATGCTTGTCGGTGCAGGGAAAACAGATGGCGCAATGGATGCGGGAAATATGTTGAAACCGATGTTGGCTAGAGGAGAGTTACATTGTATCGGTGCGACAACATTAAATGAATACCGTGAATATATCGAAAAAGATTCGGCATTAGAGCGTCGCTTCCAAAAAGTCAATGTGGCTGAACCTAATATTGAAGATACAATTTCGATTTTGAGAGGATTAAAAGAACGCTATGAAGTCCATCACGGTGTGCGCATTCAAGACCGTGCGTTAGTCGCTGCTGCAGAATTGTCTGATCGCTATATTACAGATCGATTCTTACCAGATAAAGCCATTGATTTAGTCGATCAAGCTTCAGCAACGATTCGTACAGAAATGGGATCAAATCCGACTGAACTTGACCAAGCCAATCGTCGTGTCATGCAGTTAGAAATTGAAGAAAATGCATTGAAAAAAGAATCTGATGAAGCAAGTCGTTTACGTTTGAAAGAGTTACAACAAGAATTGGCTGAAGAAAAAGAAAAACAAGCCTCACTTCAAGCACGTGTTGAAAATGAAAAAGAAAAAATTGCTAAAGTACAAGAAAAACGGGCGGAACTTGATGAAAGTCGTAAAGCGTTAGAAGATGCTGAGAATAATTATGATTTAGAGAAAGCAGCGGTACTTCAGCATGGTAAAATACCACAATTAGAAAAAGAGTTAAAAGCATTAGAAGCAGCATTCCAGGAAGAACAAGGTGGAGACACGGATAGAATCATTCGAGAAGTCGTTACAGACGAAGAAATTGGTGAGATTGTAAGTCAATGGACAGGTATTCCAGTGTCAAAACTTGTCGAAACTGAACGTGATAAGTTGTTACACTTATCCGATATTCTTCATGAGCGTGTTGTTGGCCAGGACCGTGCGGTAGACTTAGTTGCAGATGCTGTTGTACGTGCGAGAGCGGGGATTAAAGATCCGAATCGTCCGATTGGTTCCTTCTTATTTTTAGGACCAACAGGTGTAGGTAAAACAGAATTAGCCAAATCATTGGCATCATCATTGTTTGATTCTGAAAAACATATGATTCGTATTGATATGAGCGAGTACATGGAAAAACATGCCGTTTCTCGGTTGATTGGTGCCCCTCCAGGTTATGTGGGTCATGATGAAGGTGGGCAATTGACTGAAGCGGTTAGACGTCACCCATATTCAGTGATTTTATTAGATGAAGTTGAAAAGGCGCATGCAGATGTTTTCAATGTGCTCTTGCAAATCTTAGATGAAGGGCGCCTCACAGACTCAAAAGGTCGAAGTGTCGACTTCAAAAACACAATTATTATCATGACAAGTAATATTGGCTCACAAATATTATTAGAAAATGTCAAAGATACGGGTGTTATCGATGCACATACTGAAAAAGCAGTAATGGAAAGTTTGAATGCTTATTTTAAACCTGAAATTTTGAATCGTATGGATGACATTGTCCTATTCAAACCTTTGACAGTTGAAGATATGCGATTAATTGTAGATAAAGTATTGATGAACTTAAATCAACGTTTGAAAGATCAACGCATCACGCTCGAAATTTCAGATGCGGCGGCAAAATGGATGGGAGAAACAGCTTATGAACCGCAATTTGGTGCACGTCCATTAAAACGTTTTGTACAACGCCATGTAGAAACACCACTTGCGCGTATGATGATTAAAGAAAACTTACCAGAAGGCACAATGATTTATGGAGAATTAAAAGACGGTGATATTCAATTTAAAGTTGAGCGACCATCTGAAGTGGATGATGACGTTTCGACACAAGAATAA
- the opp3C gene encoding oligopeptide ABC transporter permease, giving the protein MSNQQHHLPGDDLSGATVAQTAGIMHEDFVRTGAPDSGEQDFQREGRTFWQDAWTQLKRNKLAVIGMIGLIIMILFALIGPHLNGHDYAEQDVQRRNLPPKIAVLDQIPFLPFDGQGVDGNAYEKAHVKENFWFGTDQLGRDLWSRTWQGTQVSLFIGFVAAILDIFIGVIYGAVSGYFGGRVDDILQRIIEIISSIPTLIVVILFVLIFEPSIWTIILAMTITGWIGMSRVVRGEFLKLKRQEFVLASRTLGTSDLKLIFKHILPNTLGAIIVTSMFTVPNAIFFEAFLSFIGIGVPAPRTSLGSLVNEGRAMLLIHPHELFVPAVVLSLLILFFYLFSDGLRDAFDPKMRK; this is encoded by the coding sequence ATGTCGAATCAACAACATCATTTACCAGGGGATGATCTTTCTGGCGCAACAGTTGCGCAAACAGCGGGCATCATGCATGAAGATTTTGTTCGTACCGGTGCACCAGATAGTGGAGAGCAAGACTTCCAGCGCGAAGGACGCACATTTTGGCAAGATGCATGGACGCAGTTAAAACGTAATAAATTAGCTGTGATCGGCATGATTGGCCTTATTATTATGATTTTATTTGCATTAATTGGCCCCCATTTAAACGGTCATGACTATGCCGAACAAGATGTTCAACGACGTAATTTGCCACCTAAAATAGCTGTGTTAGATCAAATTCCGTTTTTGCCTTTTGATGGACAAGGCGTGGATGGAAATGCCTATGAAAAAGCACATGTTAAAGAAAACTTTTGGTTTGGTACGGACCAACTCGGTCGTGATTTGTGGTCTCGTACGTGGCAAGGAACACAAGTGTCGCTCTTTATCGGTTTTGTTGCGGCAATATTGGATATTTTTATCGGTGTAATTTATGGGGCGGTTTCAGGCTATTTCGGCGGTCGTGTTGATGATATTTTACAACGTATCATTGAAATCATTTCATCGATTCCAACTTTAATCGTTGTTATTTTATTCGTCTTAATCTTTGAACCATCGATTTGGACTATTATTTTAGCGATGACGATTACAGGTTGGATTGGCATGAGCAGGGTCGTTCGTGGAGAATTTTTGAAGTTGAAACGTCAAGAATTCGTCTTAGCCTCACGTACATTGGGCACATCGGATTTAAAATTAATTTTTAAACACATCTTACCGAATACATTAGGGGCGATTATCGTGACATCAATGTTCACTGTACCTAATGCGATTTTCTTCGAAGCCTTTTTAAGCTTTATCGGTATCGGCGTACCAGCACCTCGAACATCTCTAGGTTCACTGGTTAATGAGGGCCGTGCGATGTTATTAATTCATCCACATGAATTATTTGTACCTGCTGTTGTGTTAAGTTTACTTATTCTATTTTTCTATCTCTTTAGTGACGGTCTACGCGATGCATTTGACCCTAAAATGCGTAAATAA
- the opp3b gene encoding oligopeptide ABC transporter permease, whose translation MLRYTLKRLLYMVISLFIIITITFFLMKLMPGSPFNDEKLSEQQKTILNEKYGLNDPLPVQYANYMKNVVKGDFGNSFQYDNQPVWDLIKPRLVPSVQMGLFAMVIGVILGVILGVIAATRQNSWVDYLATFISVIAISVPSFVLAVLLQYVFAVRLQWFPVAGWEGLSTAVLPSLALSAVVLATVARYIRAEMIEVLSSDYILLARAKGNSTARVLFGHALRNALIPVVTILVPMLASILTGTLTIENIFGVPGLGDQFVRSITTNDFSVIMAITLLFSTLFIVSIFIVDVLYGLIDPRIRLQGGKK comes from the coding sequence ATGCTTAGGTATACTCTGAAACGTTTATTGTATATGGTAATTTCTTTGTTTATTATTATTACCATTACATTTTTCTTAATGAAATTGATGCCGGGCTCACCATTTAACGATGAAAAGTTAAGTGAACAACAAAAAACAATATTGAACGAGAAATACGGATTAAATGATCCGTTACCGGTGCAATATGCGAACTATATGAAAAATGTTGTAAAAGGAGATTTTGGTAATTCTTTCCAATATGACAACCAACCTGTTTGGGATCTCATTAAACCGAGATTAGTACCATCAGTTCAAATGGGGTTATTTGCGATGGTGATTGGTGTCATATTAGGAGTCATATTAGGTGTGATTGCGGCCACACGTCAAAATTCGTGGGTAGACTATCTCGCCACCTTTATCTCAGTAATTGCAATATCTGTGCCGTCGTTTGTCTTAGCGGTTTTATTACAGTACGTCTTTGCCGTGAGATTACAATGGTTTCCAGTTGCGGGTTGGGAAGGACTATCGACAGCGGTATTACCTTCATTAGCTTTATCCGCTGTTGTTTTAGCGACCGTTGCACGTTATATTCGAGCAGAAATGATAGAAGTCTTGAGCTCTGATTACATACTATTGGCTCGAGCAAAAGGGAATTCTACAGCACGAGTGTTATTTGGACATGCGTTACGTAATGCGCTTATCCCAGTGGTAACGATTTTAGTCCCAATGTTAGCGAGCATTTTAACCGGGACGTTAACAATTGAAAACATTTTCGGTGTCCCAGGATTAGGTGACCAATTTGTGCGTTCAATTACCACAAATGACTTCTCAGTGATCATGGCGATTACGCTTTTATTCAGTACATTGTTTATCGTATCCATTTTCATTGTGGATGTACTTTACGGTTTAATTGATCCACGAATTCGATTGCAAGGGGGTAAAAAATAA
- a CDS encoding 5'-nucleotidase, lipoprotein e(P4) family: MKKWTKTTAALLALGIVSSSLPSATFASGEQEGVKTQQATTQDKNQAARILGQQNVMSVAWYQNSAEAKALYAQGYNAAKETLSKKIKDHKGGKKLAIVLDIDETVLDNSPYQATSALKGQVFPEGWHEWVESAQAKPVYGAKSFLKYADRHGVEIFYVSDRSHEKDLEATIKNLRSEKLPQADKKHVLLKKEGEKGKAERRDRVRTEYNLVMLFGDNLLDFDEPKAATPQAREQLVKQHEDEFGSKYIIFPNPMYGSWEATLYNNDYSIDGNKKIEKREQSLRYFDVKTNKVKTYEMK, translated from the coding sequence TTGAAAAAATGGACAAAAACGACAGCAGCACTCTTAGCACTTGGGATTGTATCTTCTAGTCTTCCTTCAGCAACGTTTGCTTCTGGTGAACAAGAGGGCGTAAAAACACAACAAGCAACAACTCAGGACAAAAATCAAGCCGCTCGTATATTAGGGCAACAAAATGTGATGAGTGTGGCATGGTATCAAAACTCTGCTGAAGCTAAAGCTTTGTATGCACAAGGTTATAACGCAGCAAAAGAAACATTAAGTAAGAAAATTAAGGATCATAAAGGCGGAAAAAAATTAGCCATTGTACTTGATATTGACGAAACGGTACTTGATAATTCTCCGTATCAAGCAACGAGTGCATTAAAAGGGCAAGTGTTTCCTGAAGGATGGCATGAATGGGTTGAATCGGCGCAAGCGAAACCTGTTTATGGCGCGAAGTCGTTTTTAAAATACGCCGATCGCCACGGTGTGGAAATTTTTTACGTATCTGACCGTTCGCATGAAAAAGATTTAGAGGCAACGATTAAAAACTTGAGAAGCGAAAAATTGCCACAAGCAGATAAAAAGCACGTATTATTGAAAAAAGAGGGAGAAAAAGGTAAAGCTGAGCGCCGTGATCGCGTGCGTACTGAATATAACTTAGTGATGTTATTTGGTGACAATTTACTTGACTTTGACGAGCCTAAAGCTGCAACACCGCAAGCGCGTGAACAATTAGTGAAACAGCATGAAGATGAGTTTGGTAGCAAATATATTATTTTCCCTAATCCAATGTATGGCAGTTGGGAAGCGACATTATACAATAACGATTACAGCATTGATGGCAATAAAAAAATTGAAAAGCGTGAACAATCATTACGCTATTTTGATGTTAAAACGAATAAAGTGAAAACGTATGAAATGAAATAA
- the fabF gene encoding beta-ketoacyl-ACP synthase II — MTKKQRVVVTGLGGLSPIGNDVPTMWENALKGVNGIDKITRLDTSPYQVHIGGELKDFNIEDFIPKKEARKMARFTQYAIVAAREALKDSGLIIDEHNADRVGVWIGSGIGGMETFEQAYDQLKARGPRRVSPFFVPMLIPDMASGQVSIDTGAKGPNGSTVTACATATNSIGEAFKFIERGDADVMIAGGTEAPITHMAIAGFSASRALTTNEDVETACRPFQEGRDGFVMGEGAGVLILESLESAQARGANIYAELVGYGATGDAYHITAPAPEGEGGSRAMEAAIKDAGVQPSDIQYLNAHGTSTPVGDLSEIQAVKNTFGEAAKSLKISSTKSMTGHLLGATGGIEAIFSILSIRDGKIAPTINANSPDPEIDLDITPNQAVDHEIEYAMSNSLGFGGHNAVLIFKKYSE; from the coding sequence ATGACAAAGAAACAGCGTGTTGTAGTAACAGGTTTAGGTGGATTATCACCAATCGGAAATGATGTCCCGACAATGTGGGAAAATGCTTTAAAGGGTGTTAATGGTATCGATAAAATTACGCGATTAGATACGTCACCTTATCAAGTTCACATTGGTGGAGAATTAAAAGATTTTAATATTGAAGATTTTATTCCTAAGAAAGAAGCACGTAAAATGGCGCGTTTTACACAATATGCCATTGTTGCTGCACGAGAAGCGTTAAAAGATTCAGGATTAATCATAGATGAGCACAATGCAGATCGCGTCGGGGTTTGGATTGGTTCAGGCATTGGTGGTATGGAAACGTTTGAACAAGCTTATGATCAATTAAAAGCACGTGGTCCTCGTCGTGTGAGCCCATTCTTTGTTCCTATGCTAATTCCCGATATGGCGTCAGGTCAAGTATCGATTGATACGGGTGCAAAAGGACCTAACGGCTCTACAGTTACTGCATGTGCAACTGCCACAAACTCAATTGGTGAAGCGTTTAAATTTATTGAACGTGGTGACGCAGATGTGATGATTGCGGGTGGAACTGAGGCGCCTATTACACATATGGCAATTGCAGGGTTTAGTGCAAGCCGTGCGCTGACAACAAATGAGGATGTGGAAACGGCTTGTCGTCCATTCCAAGAAGGCCGAGACGGTTTTGTAATGGGTGAAGGTGCTGGCGTATTAATTTTAGAATCACTTGAGTCAGCACAAGCAAGAGGTGCAAATATATATGCTGAACTCGTAGGTTATGGTGCGACTGGTGATGCCTACCATATTACGGCACCAGCGCCTGAAGGTGAAGGAGGCTCTCGTGCGATGGAAGCCGCGATTAAAGATGCGGGGGTTCAACCGAGCGATATCCAATACTTAAATGCACATGGGACAAGTACACCGGTAGGCGATTTATCTGAAATTCAAGCGGTGAAAAACACATTTGGTGAAGCGGCGAAATCATTGAAAATCAGCTCTACAAAATCTATGACAGGCCATTTGTTAGGTGCGACAGGTGGAATCGAAGCCATTTTCTCTATTTTATCTATTCGAGATGGTAAAATCGCTCCAACAATCAATGCGAATAGCCCAGATCCAGAAATTGATTTAGATATTACGCCAAATCAAGCTGTTGATCATGAGATTGAATATGCGATGAGTAACAGTTTAGGTTTTGGTGGACATAACGCAGTACTGATCTTTAAAAAATATAGTGAATAA